TGCCTCTCTCCTCTTCTgagtgagatttttatgcaccatttGGAGAAAAGGATTGTCAATGGGAAGTTTGGTGCTTTTCTCACTGTATATAGGAGAtacgtggatgatatttttgtggTATGGAATGGAAATGATCTAGAATTGGCGGATTTCCTCATTTCTATAAACTCTCTTCACGCAAATATCTCGTTTACCGTTAGAAGAAAGAGATGGAAGGTTACCTTTTCATGATGTGcgtatttcaaaaaataccaacaaacttgAATTTGAGATCTACCGCAAACCCACCACTACGGACAATTTCATCCAATACTTCTTAAACTCCCCTTAGACGCCTGTGTatctaaaggttgctggatcgttccccactggtgacattttacatttttacttttttattttttttaagcatacatttttatctatggtgggaattgttaacttaacctagcttttcttttgttattagttgtaatgtgatctgtgtaggtctaggtaatgagttttgtcataatttataagcgttctttttgtgaaaaatatcttaatgtattttttaggcctgatgatgctccgataggagcgaaacacgtgtagctttaaaaaaattatatggatttcgtgagaccgtgactttgtgttcttacctttgttttgttttcgtgtggtctcttagagaaaaatggatgatacgtttctataaAATAAGACTATTATTGTTGGATTTACCTTTTATGAAATATGACCATTTAAAACGTACTTTACGTCAGCGGAGCCTTGTTAGGTCAAACTCGAGGTTTTTCGTTGATAATTATTGATTAACTTAAGACAGAATCATAAAACaagctttattaattaaataatagacCTCATAAGATATCAACGACAATAAGATTCATGAAAGGTATCGCTGCTTAAAAATCTGTTTAATCTTTATTGGTAGTTGATCTACAATCATGAGCATTATTACCAAACTTGAAACTAAAGACATTATCTAGCAGATTGGGTCAAAACTATTAACAATCtagtaaaaaaaactgtaattaattttaagaggtTGAATACTGCATATGTGAAGACCTTAAACGTTTATCACAACTTTTTCTGAGGGTTGCACTTTAAAACTTACTACTGATAAATCTAGCTTCAATTCTCGGCAATACAAAGAGGACTCTCGCAGAATTTCtgaaacgtattttttttcttatcatcCTCTTTGTGGTCATGAACGATATCTTCATATCTTTTTCTTTCTATCTATTGGAAGGACCTGGTCAGCAtgaaacaaatagttttgtaTAGCACTTCTTGATATATTTACCCACAAAACACCAAGTCTTTATTATATTTCACCCAGTGttctaaaataaagtttgaTATTATGCGACACTATGTGTGGCATTAATGTCAGAAATACAGGAAAATTAACTATCGCACACCAACATTTTCCAAACATCTATTTCTTATAATAGTGTAAAGCAATTTAAGTgccaattttattatctttttattaagtttttagtgatagaaaattatatactaaaatatttaattagtggTTTTGCTTGGATCAGTTTGGGTAGCCATGAGTTAGACTAGAGCCAAACTTCAAcagcataaaaatataaatcaaaagacgttgtccatattctcaaagagaccttgacataaataaatcaaaagacaaTAACACAAAGTTTCGGTctcgaaaattttattttatgggtcaaagtggtgacacgtgtttcgttcCTAAGAGtatcatcagaccttaaaaaggttaaaacacGACCGACTAGGTCAAATTATACACACACACTCAgtgtgaaataaaattttcgagACCGAGACTGTGTCTGTGTGTGTTGttgtcttttgatttaaaatataaatgtctTGGGTGTAACATGATAGACGTGTAATTTTGTTCGTTTTTCCTAATAGTCATTATATATCGAATGAATATACagcagtgtggtgactttaactggaataaattcagttaaaactaatcaaattttatctcgcaaaattcctgggacccgtcgatttttgtttattttttttcacatttcaagataacccaaactttttttttcaaatggaaagccactttctttaaactctcattgaaaagagccctttttcctgattaaattgacctatttacttttgtgattatctaaaggagaaatacgaaaaaaaaaaccattaaattattaaaagtctcgaaatattttgtgttggtaaatttttggcgtgtttgtttatttaattggtatcgagacatttcctgacgttgttgtagtgtcactgttaaagtgaatttcaaccagttgttaaataagttaacttatattgaaaaaatgcattatttatctgaatcccacaagattgaaatcttaatgatgattggttatggggacagaagtcgtactcagctagaggttgtccacttattcgggcagaaatatccagatttgccacctattaaccaaggtacggttagtaaaatcgaaagcagatttcgagaagttgggcacgtgagggatgtttcaagacaaaggtcttctaaaatcgatgaaaatacccaattaaatgtattgttagcgatggaagaaaatccggtaactgtagccagaagagtagctcgcgaaaactctattcatcataaatttgtgctaaaaattttaaaaagtgcaaataaacgaccttataaaatgcaacccgttcaagagttattggaagacgatccagatcacAGAGTttagttctgtgaattaatgataaacgccattgacgaaaatcgcatatcttcggagtggatacattaaccctaaatggccatgttaataagcagaactgtcgctactggtctgacgagaacccacactgggtaagggaaactaatacataatatccccagaaaactaatgtttgggctggcataattggcaggcaagttatagggcccatattcttcaatgatactttaactggggaaagatatctagaatttcttgaacatgaactagttccagtcttacgtgccttatatccgagtcagttcgatccagatttgtatgatgaaaaatctggatgcaacaagatggtgctccctcACATTATGCCcataatgtacgccagtatttagatgacaattttccaaacagatggattggtagaaggggtgcaatcgagtggccgacacgttctcccgatctcacaccacttaatttttttctgtggggacatttgaaaagtcaaatttatatgagcaaaccaggatacctagacgaactcaaagaccgtattaggcaagaatatctccagaagtgtttgaaaatgtcagaaacgaattttattatcgtcttgggctttgccaacaagtacatacatacattaaacgcaacttttaatcatttaatggttttttttttcgtatttctcctttagataatcacaaaagtaaatagggcaaattaatcaagaaaaagggcttttcaatgagagtttaaaaaaagtggctttccaattgaaaaaaaaagttggggttattttggaccccccctgtaggtgaaaaaatacaaaaactatcttgaaatgtgaaaaaaaaaataaacaaaaatcgacgggtctcaggaattttgcgagataaattttgattagttttaactgaatttattccagttaaagtcaccacacagTATACACCGCTCACATTCTTTATATAGGTTCATATGTTTATCATAAATTATATAAACCTATATACTGTtaacacataaataataattgtctttTACCAGGGATTGAAGAATCTCCAAAAAGACGTAGGACTTACTCGTCAGGAAAAGAACCAAAAATATTGTCTACACTATCTAAAATCCggcaaaacattttaaactcgCCTTATTATACCAGAAAGAGCGCTGGCGGAGAGAAAAAACCCTTAGAACTGCCTACTGTAACTGAAAAGTCAGCAAGAGTTTCCACTaacaaatcataaaaatatctgTGGGTaagtctttaaaatttaaatatatttttagtaaaacttGAATGTATTATGCGAAAAGTATTTTGATTGAAATATTTGCTTTCAGATTTCAATTATCAGACATGTCTACATCAATGCAtactttttttatgatattctaaTCGGTAAGGATAAATtattcctaatttaaaaaataaaactagagaaGGAATAATGTTTGTTTGCGTTTTCacttaaaagcaaaataatCCTATAATTTACAAACCTGTGATAATAATGTACTTAATAAGCTCTAATCATAGGATTgtttataataagtttattgtCCATTAAATTAACATTCCATATGCCTAACATTACATGTGCtcacaataattttaaatcaactcaaaaaatgttataatgcttttcacaaaaataaatGGAATCTTTATTCTCTAATAATGTATAAATATGTGTGTATATAAATGATTTGAGTTGAAAATAAATACACTGATTAGTTACTTATGATATTTTTAAGagattattagtatttttatatgaatttttgaattgaaaaataaatgaattttatgttttagtagtcggtgttttgtttatttaaattatacagtgataaaagaaattttttatacttttataaaacttaattctTTATTCCAGGTAAGAAgacattttataaaacaatttagtaTCTGCTTGTGCCTTGAGCAACCAACGTCCGTTCAAAGCACCTCATTTCATCAGTGTCGAAATCCCTAAGATTCTCGAGTCGAGAATCGATCGACTGATTTCTCTTACCCAACGATTCCAGTTTTGTACTGCTGCTTATGTTACTGCTGATGTTACTTTGGGTTTCCGAGTTTTGTCCCTCTTCTAAtttttcgttcttttttttaaatatttttttaattataccacATATTATTGCCTCTAGCACTGCTAGAAAACTAATTACTGAAAGACCTAAAGAAACActagatattatatatttataggttAAAGAGGTTATCTAAGGAACCGATTGGTAAATCAAAAAATACCTAAGAGAAATCCAAGTGATCCTCCAATATCAGATATAAAGGCATTCGCATTATATCCTTCCATTTCCATCATTTCTGTGACGATATTGTTAGAATAATACATTGCAATAAAACTATGAGGAAATTGTTCTTCGGCCACTTGCTTCCTGCTTATTATATTTGGAGTATACAGAGTCACGTGGCAAGATTTAGGGCACTCTTCTGAACAGTTAGCAGCTACAGCCTTTCGGTTACTAATATAAATTTCAAAGGGAAATAGCCAATGCTAGTAAAGAATACAAAAGACTTACTGTGGTAAAAAAGCAGTAACCAGTCGGTGAACTTGCGTAAAGTTTGAGCATTGAGGCAACCAGTCGTCTGGAAGAAGCCAAAGCCAAGGAAGCGTACAATTGGTCTGATTGGCTACGTAATACTGGAAACACAACTCTAAGCACTGAAAAGATCATGAAGGATAGGTCTTAAATTTctctttctattttttcttacttttgaCCTACTATACTCGGGATTTTCCTCAGGATCAATGCATAAGTTGTCTTTACTTCTCACCCTCCTGAATGATTGGTATTTTAGTTGCATTCTTATATCTTCCGCTGCTTCAACGTAAATGTGTTCTAAGAAGTTGTTTTCTTGCTCGCCTTCAGCTACAAACAAATAGACATTTGGTTTGATTAGTGGGTATATAATACTAGTGTAGAAAATCAAGCTAATTTATAGGAAATTTGCATATATTTGGGATttctattagaaaaatatatagcaACATATAAacttgcatttattttttaaaggctaatattaaatattttggcttGGATTAGTCTTAACTATCTAGGTTCAGAATAATTTGAGCAATTTATACAAGTGTTACATATTATACCTGTGAtactgtagattttgtgttgtTTATACAATAATAGTTGTTTGTCTtcgtgaaaaatggatgatggCATTCACtgataaaaaaagcaataaaaaaaaaaggttggaCCGATATACGTTCGGCAACAAAATTCAATGGTTATTAGAAGGAATCAAGCCAAGAAACGCTGAATTCCGTATCAATtctcccatatttttttttatttgaagaacTTAGATAGTCTTCAAGTATAAGTACGTACACCTATAGTAAGAAaacttttacaatattttttcaattcattaagtatacattttttatttgcacaATTGTAAAGGTATTCTCAATAAAATATTGTGATATTTGAAGTTTAATTCATGCAATATGCTCTTAATTATGCCCATAAATGGCGCATCGtagtaataatagtttaatTTGAAGAGATAGGTACTGGATTTTTCTCTCCTGTAAAATCTGACAGTTTAGAGTTATCACTCTAACTATACAAACTATAATTCTAAATCAAAACTCTTTGCTTACATGTTAATATATCACTATCGTGATGCACATAAACGCTGGTTCCATATTCTGACACACCAAAGTGGTCTTCTGACCGTTGGGTCATGTCATGAAGCATGTAAAACCACCACCCTCCACTGATGCTAAACTTATCGGAGGTTTCACCTGGTTGAAATGTAAAGCACTTGCCTTGGGTGATGGTATCAAATGATTTCCAGGTGACAgctgaaaagaaaatttaaatatgttccTACTGTTTGGTTTTGTTACTGACCTGCCAACTCTCCTCCACATCCATTATACGCCAACAATCCAACAACTTCTTCAAAAGTATAAGTagtttcgtttaaaaaatctttaatgcTATATCTAGTAAAGTTGAAAAACCGAAAAACGTTATGGTAAAGTAATCCTTCGTTTTTTCTTAATccatatttctgaaaaatagttacaatttaaaaatgtttcggcgaatataaaatttatttacgggaaaatgttttgttttaaacccCGGTCTTCTGCATATGGTTACAGATGGATAAGACATGCTGCGATTTAGGTGAAATCCATAATAAGTGGTGATAGGTGGAGCTATTAGCTTTTCGATACATTCCCCAACctaaaatagaaataactttttaaacatatatttaatttaaaccaattaATACAGAAATAATGTAGTTCAATTACAAATAATTCTAATCCAGCATCAGACTTGATTTTACgtatagaatttattatttttcggtCGTTATTATTATGTTTCGATTTATTCGTATGCTATTCGTTATTTTCATTTATGCGTTATGTAGTCTGGATTCACTGTGGACAAATATATACATAGGTAACCAAAAAGTTTTATTCGATCTCacgaattaaattaatatagttttaaaattcaattatcGACCAcaaagtttaatgaaaaaagCTGATTTTTGCTGCTACTTTTTGACTGATCTCCGGATATCAATCACATGAACTGCCCAAAACCacgatttaaatatattttttaacgtatataacaaaacaaaattattaaatgtaaaataagaCTTTCTGGTTGCCATATTTTTTAGGTAAGAAGAAACACATGTTTACGCCAATAAAAGCAGTGAGAATGTATTAATTTACCTGGTAAATTGAGAAGCAAATACATGAAAGTAGCACCAGCAACTTCAGCAAATGGCTAGGACTAGAAAAACACTTTTTCAAATTAACAAACCCCAGTAACATTTCGTTTAATGCATAATCATAATCTAAGacgtaaatattttacaccCCTCATCACAATAATACCGTAACAATAATAGTAGCTTTAACAATGTACTTTGTTGGCTATTAATCGGGATcataaattctgaaaaatagttaattaatgTCTGTTTTCCTCAAAAAGTGTTATCTTTATTAACAGTCTTTTAGGcttatgaaacttttttattggtTTGTGCTTTATGGTTTATATACCAGATGTTTAGTAGATAAGTTAAAAGATAAGGTTGCATATGAATTTATTGTGAATTAGACAAAAGCAGAATGATATATCAAATATAAGataaattattggttttaagattcaaataatactttttacGACCATCATTACCGTGGTCCAGAACAGTTTCTTTAAAAAGCCTAAATACtactgtaataattttaataactattCTAGAAAATTGGTCATTATTAGGCAAACTGCTAAACAGTGTGCTGTACGGGTGTGAGTCAGTTGTTGAGTCCACCCTGAGATGGAGAGATAATAATATGCAGTGTTGGCAACCGTACTGATGTGTTCCAATAACCCGAAAGTTATGTGGATTTTACAGGAGAGGAGTAAGCAAATTAATAAATGCCAAAtcttattttaggaaaaaacctCTTAGGTACGATttgcataaaattatagtatatGAGATTTTTTGAGCCACAGAGTAAATAACCAACATCCAATTAACGATAAATTTATAGACTCCCTGTTCATATTACATTATGGTTACTGAAAATACAGCATggctaaataatatttatgaaattgtactttttggTAAACGAAAATGGAACTATATTTGTTCATCACCCTCTGCTGGAAAGCCTCAGGTGTATCCCTAGTAAAAGCTGAAAAATCTAGCTTAATCCATCCCTGACCACATTATCCTTTGGCTACGGATTATTTTTATCCGGCGGTACAAAACTGAATAACTtctcctaaaaataaaactacggCTCTCGTAACAgcttactttaattttattttttcagttcGAGATTCTTTATAAACTAGGTGTAGTCTGGATGACAAGGAGCCAGATATAATAAGTCctgtatttgaattataaacGTTGCCCTTTGCCTTTGGTCATGGTATTTAATATACCATATGAGCATTTGCCCTTTAGACAAacatttttgattgttttatttagtgttCATTTGATACCTAATAGagccattattattattctctaCAGGACTTTTTAAGTGGAAGCTTGAAAATAGTTGCCCTTTACTCTATATGACTTATCTCATGATCTAActtatatttggaaaatgtCAGCTCTCTCAAAAGTCCCTCTTAAGCAAGAGTTAGGTTTTTCTCAGGTTTTAAGTCAACAAGTCTCAGGTCTTATATTGATTGCTATATGAATAGTCTTTCTTACTAAACACAtcacaaaacaattttagtgcCACACCAAAGACCATAAGAGTGAGAATACCTCCTTTGATTAACCAGAAAATGGTAGAAA
The genomic region above belongs to Anthonomus grandis grandis chromosome 6, icAntGran1.3, whole genome shotgun sequence and contains:
- the LOC126737577 gene encoding uncharacterized protein LOC126737577 isoform X2 translates to MSYPSVTICRRPGFKTKHFPKYGLRKNEGLLYHNVFRFFNFTRYSIKDFLNETTYTFEEVVGLLAYNGCGGELAAVTWKSFDTITQGKCFTFQPGETSDKFSISGGWWFYMLHDMTQRSEDHFGVSEYGTSVYVHHDSDILTSEGEQENNFLEHIYVEAAEDIRMQLKYQSFRRVRSKDNLCIDPEENPEYSRSKCLELCFQYYVANQTNCTLPWLWLLPDDWLPQCSNFTQVHRLVTAFLPHNRKAVAANCSEECPKSCHVTLYTPNIISRKQVAEEQFPHSFIAMYYSNNIVTEMMEMEGYNANAFISDIGGSLGFLLGLSVISFLAVLEAIICGIIKKIFKKKNEKLEEGQNSETQSNISSNISSSTKLESLGKRNQSIDSRLENLRDFDTDEMRCFERTLVAQGTSRY
- the LOC126737577 gene encoding uncharacterized protein LOC126737577 isoform X1: MLLGFVNLKKCFSSPSHLLKLLVLLSCICFSIYQVGECIEKLIAPPITTYYGFHLNRSMSYPSVTICRRPGFKTKHFPKYGLRKNEGLLYHNVFRFFNFTRYSIKDFLNETTYTFEEVVGLLAYNGCGGELAAVTWKSFDTITQGKCFTFQPGETSDKFSISGGWWFYMLHDMTQRSEDHFGVSEYGTSVYVHHDSDILTSEGEQENNFLEHIYVEAAEDIRMQLKYQSFRRVRSKDNLCIDPEENPEYSRSKCLELCFQYYVANQTNCTLPWLWLLPDDWLPQCSNFTQVHRLVTAFLPHNRKAVAANCSEECPKSCHVTLYTPNIISRKQVAEEQFPHSFIAMYYSNNIVTEMMEMEGYNANAFISDIGGSLGFLLGLSVISFLAVLEAIICGIIKKIFKKKNEKLEEGQNSETQSNISSNISSSTKLESLGKRNQSIDSRLENLRDFDTDEMRCFERTLVAQGTSRY
- the LOC126737577 gene encoding uncharacterized protein LOC126737577 isoform X3 is translated as MLLGFVNLKKCFSSPSHLLKLLVLLSCICFSIYQVGECIEKLIAPPITTYYGFHLNRSMSYPSVTICRRPGFKTKHFPKYGLRKNEGLLYHNVFRFFNFTRYSIKDFLNETTYTFEEVVGLLAYNGCGGELAAVTWKSFDTITQGKCFTFQPGETSDKFSISGGWWFYMLHDMTQRSEDHFGVSEYGTSVYVHHDSDILTSEGEQENNFLEHIYVEAAEDIRMQLKYQSFRRVRSKDNLCIDPEENPEYMLRVVFPVLRSQSDQLYASLALASSRRLVASMLKLYASSPTGYCFFTT